One Tolypothrix bouteillei VB521301 DNA window includes the following coding sequences:
- a CDS encoding prolyl oligopeptidase family serine peptidase, with product MSYPTTSKSNQVDDYHGTLVADPYRWLENPDSPEIKAWIEAQNKVTFGYLQQIPVREKIKQRLTKLWDYEKYSIPFKEGDRYFYFKNDGLQNQSVLYTLKTLEDKPKVLLDPNKLSEDGTVALSGIAISEDSQLLAYGLSFSGSDWQEWKVKNIETGKDLDDRIQWIKFSGVSWTHDGKGFFYSRYDEPNQKNKLEEVNYYQKLFYHKLGKPQSEDILIYDRPDRKEWGFNGDVTEDGRYLIISVWEGTNPKNLVFYKDLSNPNSDVVELINEFEASFSFIDNKDSLFYFQTDLNAPKGRAIAIDIKNPQQKNWQEIIPQAEETLQSISTINNQFVSSYLKDARSQIKIFEMTGSFVREIELPGIGSVGGFGGKRNDTETFYSFTSFTVPGTIYRYDMVSGKSKVFREPKVDFNPNEYETKQVFYNSKDGTRVPMFVTYKKGIKLDGNNPTYLYGYGGFSVSLTPSFSVSSLVWMEMGGVYAIPNLRGGGEYGEDWHQAGMKQKKQNVFDDFIAAAEWLVANGYTKPAKLAIGGGSNGGLLVGACITQRPDLFGAALPAVGVMDMLRFHKFTIGWAWIPEYGSPENPEEFKALYAYSPLHRLKAGTAYPATMITTAESDDRVVPAHSFKFAAALQAAHTGNAPVLIRIETKAGHGAGKPTAKRIEEAADAWAFLVRTLAVQV from the coding sequence ATGTCATATCCTACTACCTCTAAGAGCAACCAAGTTGACGATTACCACGGAACTTTGGTTGCAGATCCCTATCGTTGGTTAGAAAATCCTGATTCTCCAGAAATAAAAGCTTGGATTGAGGCACAAAATAAAGTCACGTTTGGCTATCTTCAACAAATCCCTGTCAGAGAAAAAATCAAGCAGCGTCTTACTAAACTTTGGGATTATGAAAAGTATAGCATTCCTTTTAAAGAGGGCGATCGCTACTTTTATTTTAAGAATGATGGTTTGCAAAACCAAAGTGTACTTTATACTTTAAAGACTCTGGAGGACAAACCAAAAGTTTTACTTGACCCAAATAAACTTTCAGAAGATGGTACTGTTGCTCTTTCAGGAATAGCTATCAGTGAAGATAGTCAGTTGTTAGCCTACGGTTTATCCTTCTCTGGTTCTGATTGGCAAGAGTGGAAAGTTAAGAATATTGAAACGGGTAAAGACCTCGACGATCGCATACAGTGGATTAAATTCTCTGGAGTCTCGTGGACGCATGATGGTAAAGGGTTTTTCTACAGCCGTTATGATGAACCAAATCAAAAAAATAAATTAGAAGAAGTTAACTACTATCAAAAACTTTTTTATCATAAATTGGGAAAACCTCAATCAGAGGATATATTAATTTATGACCGTCCCGATCGCAAAGAATGGGGGTTTAATGGCGATGTCACAGAGGACGGTCGCTATCTGATTATTTCAGTATGGGAAGGAACTAATCCCAAAAATTTAGTGTTCTATAAGGATTTGTCAAATCCAAATTCAGATGTTGTAGAACTTATTAATGAATTTGAAGCTAGCTTTAGCTTTATTGATAATAAGGATAGTTTGTTTTATTTCCAAACAGATTTAAATGCTCCAAAAGGGCGTGCGATCGCTATTGATATCAAAAATCCCCAACAAAAAAATTGGCAGGAGATTATACCCCAAGCAGAAGAAACTTTGCAGAGTATCAGCACAATTAACAATCAATTTGTATCTAGTTATCTTAAAGATGCTCGCAGTCAAATCAAAATTTTTGAGATGACCGGTTCGTTTGTCAGAGAAATTGAATTACCAGGAATTGGTTCGGTTGGGGGTTTTGGCGGCAAACGCAATGATACAGAAACTTTTTACAGTTTCACAAGCTTTACTGTACCGGGAACTATCTACCGCTACGATATGGTTAGCGGTAAGAGCAAGGTTTTTCGCGAGCCAAAGGTAGACTTTAACCCTAATGAGTACGAAACCAAACAAGTTTTCTATAACAGCAAAGATGGTACGAGAGTCCCGATGTTCGTGACTTATAAAAAGGGAATCAAATTAGATGGTAATAATCCTACATACCTGTACGGTTATGGTGGATTTAGCGTGTCTCTCACTCCCAGTTTTTCTGTAAGTAGCTTAGTCTGGATGGAGATGGGAGGTGTATATGCTATTCCCAATTTACGTGGTGGTGGAGAGTATGGAGAAGACTGGCATCAAGCTGGAATGAAGCAAAAAAAGCAAAATGTTTTTGATGACTTTATTGCTGCAGCCGAATGGTTGGTTGCAAACGGATATACCAAGCCAGCTAAATTAGCGATCGGTGGAGGTAGCAACGGTGGATTGCTTGTGGGAGCATGCATCACTCAACGTCCCGACTTATTTGGTGCAGCTTTGCCTGCTGTAGGTGTGATGGATATGTTACGCTTTCACAAATTCACAATTGGTTGGGCTTGGATTCCTGAATACGGTTCCCCAGAAAATCCTGAAGAGTTCAAAGCGCTGTACGCCTATTCTCCCCTGCACCGACTGAAAGCAGGTACGGCTTACCCAGCAACTATGATTACTACAGCAGAAAGTGACGATCGCGTAGTTCCAGCCCACAGTTTCAAATTTGCTGCTGCTTTACAAGCTGCTCATACTGGGAACGCGCCAGTTCTGATTAGAATTGAAACGAAAGCAGGACACGGTGCTGGCAAACCAACCGCTAAAAGAATTGAAGAAGCGGCAGATGCTTGGGCTTTTTTGGTCCGGACTTTAGCTGTACAAGTTTAG
- a CDS encoding YegS/Rv2252/BmrU family lipid kinase, whose amino-acid sequence MKRSACLIFNPVAGQGDSDQDLAMIRAILEPEIDLDIQLTTEDSCTDDLARQAIERGVDLIIASGGDGTLSETATAVVGTDVPFGIISRGTANAFAHALGIPDTVDAACKVILQGVTRTVDVAYCNGHPMVLLAGIGFEADAVERADREAKNRFGILAYILAGVQELRAMENFDVEIETEDKIIKATAAAVTVANAAPSTSILAQGPAGIIVDDGLLDLTIVAPANRASAIAAAFHLFQTASTGNAAERNDIGYLRAKQFKIKTDPPQKVVVDGEILGTTPVEIHCVPAGLKIFVPSVEEEKLPEKLEGLPNLIVEEKEKENG is encoded by the coding sequence ATGAAACGTTCTGCTTGCCTTATCTTTAATCCTGTTGCAGGACAGGGCGACTCAGATCAAGATTTGGCAATGATTCGGGCAATTTTAGAGCCAGAAATTGACCTAGATATTCAACTGACAACCGAAGATAGCTGCACCGACGATTTGGCACGTCAAGCAATTGAGCGGGGGGTAGATCTCATCATAGCGTCGGGAGGCGATGGGACTCTTTCAGAAACTGCTACTGCAGTTGTTGGTACTGATGTTCCATTTGGGATTATTTCTAGGGGAACAGCAAACGCTTTTGCTCACGCTTTAGGAATCCCCGACACTGTTGATGCTGCTTGTAAAGTGATTTTGCAAGGAGTGACTCGGACTGTAGATGTAGCTTATTGTAACGGTCATCCAATGGTATTGTTAGCCGGGATTGGTTTTGAAGCGGATGCTGTAGAACGAGCAGACCGAGAAGCAAAAAATCGGTTTGGCATTCTTGCATATATTTTGGCTGGGGTGCAAGAGTTACGAGCAATGGAAAATTTTGATGTAGAAATCGAAACTGAGGACAAGATAATTAAAGCCACTGCAGCCGCAGTAACCGTAGCGAATGCAGCACCTTCTACGTCAATTTTGGCACAAGGACCAGCAGGTATTATAGTTGATGATGGGCTGCTCGATCTGACAATAGTGGCTCCAGCGAATAGAGCCAGCGCGATCGCAGCTGCATTCCATCTTTTTCAAACTGCATCTACAGGTAACGCCGCAGAGCGGAATGATATAGGTTACCTGCGAGCCAAACAATTTAAAATTAAAACAGATCCACCTCAAAAGGTTGTTGTGGATGGTGAAATTTTAGGCACAACTCCTGTGGAAATTCACTGCGTCCCTGCTGGGTTAAAAATTTTTGTGCCATCAGTAGAAGAAGAAAAACTTCCTGAAAAACTAGAGGGACTACCAAATTTGATAGTTGAGGAGAAAGAAAAAGAAAATGGATAA
- a CDS encoding metallophosphoesterase family protein → MKLVTEAAIAEKIRKMKQRVKWQDPIIVERGIDQTRLTIDDGTADNPEFSFLVVGDSGAGPHWGYNPQRQIAELMLPHHQESSFMLHTGDVIYLVGSSEFYPDNFIKPYREFIVGGENPERISYDRMVFQLPILPVPGNHDYYELPLLFGLVSLATLPLRQLLGSGIDLDVGWRGSGHGDVYARAFLDYLKGLMLPGELNRHLDEYYTVQTSTGRCLRYQPGHFTRLPNRYYTFRYGGIDFFALDSNTFNNPLPLPKTQEGDAFRKELELRRQSLEQEKMRLMESTPKVHSTDPHRTEKLDDVRTNVSQIEEMIVDIDKQLSTHQEIATDIEQLEWLKQRLIESWNCSDVRGRVIYFHHPPYVTEATKWQQAQTLAVRHRLRDVLSAVARVVGSKSSDRPLVDLVLNGHAHCLEHLETVDRESADFGVHWIVCGGSGYSLRRQRPEGADLYEAFVDKEKQRLVARSHLFIGRKGQGLQKRRPYTSLRIDVKDGCPPKFIVRTFVAEWYQRQWNNYEIEPFVI, encoded by the coding sequence TTGAAACTCGTGACTGAGGCAGCTATTGCTGAAAAAATTCGCAAGATGAAGCAGCGAGTCAAGTGGCAAGACCCTATCATTGTTGAACGGGGAATTGACCAAACCCGGCTAACGATTGACGATGGCACAGCTGACAATCCAGAATTTTCGTTTTTGGTTGTTGGCGATAGTGGGGCGGGACCGCATTGGGGTTACAATCCCCAACGACAAATTGCTGAACTTATGCTGCCACACCACCAAGAAAGCAGTTTTATGCTGCATACGGGTGATGTCATTTATTTGGTGGGATCGAGTGAGTTTTATCCGGATAACTTTATTAAGCCTTATCGCGAATTCATTGTAGGGGGCGAGAATCCTGAGAGGATATCCTACGATCGCATGGTGTTTCAACTGCCAATTTTACCCGTTCCAGGCAATCACGATTATTACGAGTTGCCGCTCTTGTTTGGATTAGTATCCTTAGCAACTCTGCCATTGCGACAATTACTGGGTTCGGGGATCGATCTTGATGTTGGTTGGCGCGGTTCGGGACATGGTGATGTCTATGCGCGTGCTTTTCTCGATTACTTGAAAGGTTTGATGCTTCCGGGAGAGTTAAACCGCCATCTTGACGAATATTACACAGTACAAACAAGTACGGGGCGCTGTTTGCGTTACCAACCGGGGCATTTTACTCGCCTTCCCAATCGTTACTATACTTTTCGTTATGGTGGTATAGATTTTTTTGCACTGGATTCCAATACGTTCAACAATCCACTTCCCCTTCCTAAAACTCAGGAAGGGGACGCATTTCGCAAGGAATTAGAGTTACGCCGCCAGAGTTTGGAACAGGAAAAGATGAGGCTGATGGAAAGCACTCCTAAAGTGCATTCCACCGATCCCCATCGCACTGAGAAACTTGATGATGTGCGAACTAACGTGTCACAAATTGAGGAAATGATTGTTGATATTGATAAGCAACTTTCTACCCATCAAGAAATAGCAACAGATATTGAGCAATTAGAATGGCTAAAGCAGCGACTGATTGAATCTTGGAATTGTTCGGATGTTCGAGGACGGGTGATTTACTTTCACCATCCTCCCTATGTAACAGAGGCGACAAAATGGCAACAGGCGCAAACTTTGGCAGTTCGCCATCGCCTGCGCGATGTCCTGAGTGCAGTTGCTCGCGTCGTCGGTTCTAAAAGTAGCGATCGTCCTTTGGTTGATTTAGTTTTAAACGGTCACGCACACTGTTTAGAACATCTTGAAACAGTTGATCGAGAAAGTGCTGATTTTGGCGTTCATTGGATTGTTTGCGGTGGAAGCGGATATAGTTTGCGACGCCAGCGCCCTGAGGGAGCAGATTTGTATGAAGCGTTTGTTGATAAAGAAAAGCAGCGATTGGTAGCGCGATCGCATTTATTTATTGGTCGTAAAGGTCAAGGTTTGCAAAAGCGGAGACCTTACACTAGCTTGCGTATAGATGTTAAAGATGGTTGTCCTCCAAAGTTCATTGTCCGTACTTTCGTTGCTGAGTGGTATCAACGGCAATGGAATAACTACGAGATTGAGCCTTTTGTAATTTAA
- the psaA gene encoding photosystem I core protein PsaA — MTISPPEREEKKARVIVDNDPVPTTFELWAKPGHFDRSLAKGPKTTTWIWNLHALAHDFDTHTSDLEDISRKIFAAHFGHLAVVTLWLSGMIFHGARFSNYEAWLSDPLHIKPSAQVVWPIVGQQILNGDVGGGFHGIQITSGLFYIWRGWGITNSFQLYCTAIGGLVLAGLFLFAGWFHYHKRAPKLEWFQNVESMLNHHLAVLLGCGSLGWAGHIIHVSSPINKLLDAGVAVKDVPLPHEFILNKDLLIELFPGFANGLAPFFTLNWGQYADFLTFKGGLNPVTGGLWLTDNAHHHLAIAVLFIIAGHQYRTNWGIGHSIKEILENHKGPFTGDGHKGIYENLTTSWHAQLSVNLAMLGSLTIIVAHHMYAMPPYPYLAVDYATQLCIFTHHMWIGAFLIVGAAAHGSIFMVRDYDPVVNQNNVLDRVLRHRDAIISHLNWVCMFLGFHSFGLYIHNDTMRALGRPQDMFSDQAIQLQPVFAQWVQNLHTVAPGATAPNALEPVSYAFGGGILAVGGKVAMMPIALGTADFLIHHIHAFQIHVTLLILLKGFLFARSSRLIPDKMNLGFRFPCDGPGRGGTCQVSGWDHVFLGLFWMYNTISIAIFHFSWKMQSDVWGTVDSDGVVNHLTGGNFAQSAITINGWLRDFLWAQAVQVINSYGSALSAYGLLFLGAHFVWAFSLMFLFSGRGYWQELIESIVWAHNKLKVAPSIQPRALSIVQGRAVGVAHYLLGGIATTWAFFHARIISLG, encoded by the coding sequence ATGACGATTAGTCCTCCAGAGCGTGAGGAAAAAAAAGCAAGAGTCATAGTTGATAACGATCCGGTGCCAACCACGTTTGAACTGTGGGCAAAACCAGGACATTTCGACAGATCTCTTGCTAAAGGTCCAAAGACAACAACATGGATTTGGAACCTACATGCGCTCGCCCATGACTTTGATACGCATACAAGCGACTTAGAAGACATATCCCGCAAAATCTTCGCAGCCCACTTCGGTCACCTTGCCGTAGTGACACTCTGGCTGAGCGGGATGATATTTCACGGAGCTCGTTTCTCCAACTATGAAGCTTGGCTGAGCGACCCCCTCCATATCAAGCCAAGCGCCCAAGTTGTTTGGCCAATCGTTGGTCAACAAATTTTAAATGGCGATGTCGGCGGCGGATTCCACGGAATCCAAATTACCTCCGGCTTGTTCTACATCTGGCGTGGTTGGGGTATTACCAACTCATTCCAGCTCTACTGCACAGCAATTGGTGGCTTGGTGTTAGCAGGTTTGTTCCTGTTTGCAGGCTGGTTCCACTACCACAAGCGTGCGCCAAAGCTGGAATGGTTCCAGAACGTCGAATCCATGCTGAATCACCACCTAGCCGTGTTGCTGGGTTGCGGTTCCTTGGGTTGGGCAGGTCACATCATCCACGTATCCTCACCTATTAATAAGCTGTTGGATGCGGGAGTGGCTGTTAAGGATGTACCTCTACCTCATGAGTTCATCCTGAACAAAGACTTGCTGATCGAACTATTCCCTGGCTTTGCCAATGGTCTAGCGCCATTCTTTACCTTGAATTGGGGACAGTACGCTGACTTCCTCACCTTCAAAGGCGGTTTAAACCCGGTGACTGGCGGTTTGTGGTTGACAGATAACGCTCACCACCATTTGGCGATCGCAGTACTGTTCATCATCGCAGGTCACCAATACCGTACCAACTGGGGTATTGGTCACAGCATCAAAGAGATTCTGGAAAACCATAAAGGTCCCTTCACTGGTGACGGTCACAAAGGTATCTACGAAAATCTCACCACATCTTGGCACGCTCAGCTGTCAGTTAACCTGGCAATGTTGGGTTCGTTGACCATCATCGTGGCTCACCATATGTACGCGATGCCTCCGTATCCGTACTTGGCAGTAGACTATGCAACTCAGCTTTGCATCTTCACCCACCATATGTGGATTGGTGCATTCCTGATTGTTGGTGCGGCGGCTCACGGTTCCATCTTTATGGTGCGTGACTACGATCCAGTGGTGAATCAGAACAACGTATTAGACCGCGTGCTTCGTCACAGAGATGCAATCATCTCTCACCTAAACTGGGTATGTATGTTCCTTGGCTTCCACAGCTTTGGTTTGTACATTCACAACGATACAATGCGTGCCTTGGGTCGTCCCCAGGATATGTTCTCCGATCAAGCCATTCAGCTGCAGCCAGTATTTGCTCAGTGGGTGCAAAACCTCCACACAGTAGCGCCTGGTGCAACTGCCCCCAACGCATTAGAACCTGTTAGCTATGCTTTCGGCGGCGGTATCTTGGCTGTAGGCGGCAAAGTGGCAATGATGCCAATTGCATTGGGTACGGCGGATTTCTTAATCCACCACATCCACGCATTCCAAATCCACGTGACTCTGTTGATTCTGTTGAAAGGATTCCTGTTTGCTCGCAGTTCTCGTCTGATTCCAGACAAGATGAACTTGGGCTTCCGGTTCCCCTGCGACGGTCCGGGTCGTGGCGGTACCTGTCAGGTATCTGGTTGGGACCACGTGTTCTTAGGTTTGTTCTGGATGTACAACACCATCTCCATTGCAATTTTCCACTTCAGCTGGAAGATGCAGTCAGATGTCTGGGGAACCGTAGACTCAGATGGTGTGGTCAATCACCTCACTGGTGGTAACTTCGCTCAAAGCGCTATTACCATTAACGGCTGGTTGCGAGACTTCCTGTGGGCACAAGCTGTCCAAGTGATTAACTCCTACGGCAGTGCGCTCTCAGCTTACGGTCTCCTCTTCTTAGGTGCTCACTTTGTTTGGGCGTTCAGTTTAATGTTCTTGTTCAGCGGTCGCGGCTACTGGCAAGAGCTGATTGAGTCAATCGTTTGGGCTCATAATAAACTGAAGGTAGCTCCATCCATTCAGCCTCGTGCTCTTAGCATTGTTCAAGGTCGGGCTGTTGGTGTAGCTCACTACCTCTTGGGAGGAATCGCTACAACCTGGGCATTCTTCCACGCACGAATCATTTCATTAGGCTAA